In the genome of Ignavibacteriota bacterium, the window TCATGTTCTTATATCTTTTCAGTGTAAAAGTTATAGCACGAATGACCGGTGGAATTACGACCACACTTGATAAAATTGCAATTTATGGTTCTTCAGCAATTGGCGCTTTGTCACTTGCGTTCAGTACAACCTATTGGTTCAACGGCAGTGAAGCGGAAGTGTATGGACTGAGTATGCTATTTGTTTGTATCATTATGTGGCTGATTATGCGTTGGTGGGAACGTGCAGAGGAACCACACAACGAAAAATATATTCTTCTTATTGCATACCTGATAGGACTATCAACCGGCGTTCATCTGCTTGCGGTGCTTGCGGTGTTTCCGGTAATGATGTTGATTTATTTTCGTCTGTATGAAATCAACAAACGAAGTTTAATAATCTTCAGTATCAGTACCGTTGCTACCTTTATTGCAATTTATCCCGGCGTCGTTCAATATTTGCCTTCGATGTTGGATGGAGATTTTAAAGGATTCAAATTTGAATTGCTCCCCTTCTTGCCCGTAGCAATTATTATCGGTGCGGCATGGGGCGCGTATAAAGCATATCAAACAAAACACCGATTGATTCACATAGCGTGTCTTTCTTTCTTGTTAGTTGTCATCGGATATACAACATACACCGGTGTGATTATTCGCTCGAACGCGAGACCACCGATGAATGAAAATGCGCCGGATAATCTCGCCGGCTTGGTAAGTTATCTGAGCCGGGAACAATACGGAGATACACCCTTATTGCGTGGTGATAGTTGGGACAACAATCTGCAAGATTACCGCGAAAAACTCTTCCCGCGTCGACATTCACGCGAAGCGATGCACGAAGAAACCCGGACGAAGTACAAAGATGATTGGGATTTCTTCTGGAATTATCAAACCAACCATATGTTTATACGATATGTACTGTGGAATTTTGTCGGAGCAGAGGGCGATTGGCAAGATGCCGGAGTAAGTTGGAAAAAAACATGGGGCATACCTCTACTTATCGGTTTGTTCGGCATATTCTTTCAGTATTGGAGGGATAAAAAAATGGCGTTGACGCTTCTTATTATGTTTATTATTATGGGATTTGTACTCGCATGGTATCAGAATCAACAAGAGCCACAACCACGTGAACGTGACTATTTTTATGTCGGAGCGTACTATGTGTACGCTCTATGGATTGGTATTGGGATTTTTGGCTTGATTGATTTACTTCGGAAAGCATTGAAAGGTACTACGATTCAAATAGCCGCCGCTTCTCTGGTACTTGTTGTGACAGCAGGAGCAGTCCCGGCAAATCTTATCAGAATCAATTACCACGACCATGACAGAAGCAAAAACTTTATCGCGTGGGATTATTCATATAACATTCTCCAAAGTTGTGAGCAAGATGCAATTCTCTTTACAAACGGAGATAACGACACGTTTCCACTCTGGTATTTGCATGATGTTGAAGGAGTGCGTCGGGACATCCGTATTGTCAATCTCAGTCTTGTCAACACTTCGTGGTACATTCTTCAGTTGAAGAATGAAATGCCGCACGGTGCTCAGAAAGTTCCTATTTCATTGTCTGACCAGGCAATTCAACAAATAGAACCGAGACCATGGAAACCGCGCAACGTGGATTTACCGGTTCCACGAGATATACTTCAAAAGTTTCTCACAAGCGATAAACCGGCTTTGCCAACATGGTCGTTAGATAGCACGGTGATGAATCAGGAAAGAATTACATTCACCGTCAATGGAATTCCGTTTAATAATGAGATGCGATTTCTCCGCGTTCAGGATTTGATGGTGTGGGAAATTATCCGGGCAAATAACTGGCAACGACCTGTCTATTTTGCAGCAACATGCTCGCCCGATTCCAAGATGGGACTTGATGATTATCTGTGGATGCAAGGTCTTGCACTAAAATTGAAACCATTCAAAGTTCCGTCTGTTGAGAGTGGACTCGATGGCGCATACATGGAAAAGAATTTATTGACAGATAATGTTCAGCCGTCAAAGAATTTCCAAAGTGGCTTTCTCTGGCGCAATCTCAACCTCTCAGATATTTACTACGATGAAAACACTCAGCGCATGGTGATGAACTATCGGGCAAGTTTCCTCCGCATGTATGAATATGCAATGCGTGTCGAGCGCAATCAAGAAAAAGCAAAGCAAGTTCTACAACGAATGGAAACGGTCATGCCGGTAAATATCATTCCGAATTTGGATTGGAGATACACAGCACATTTCATGAATCTCTTCCGCAATGTCGGCGATATGGAAAACTTCAGCAAGTATGCAGATGTCGCCGAGAAGAAATGCTGGGAACTTGTCAACGCCGGAAATGTCCTATCACAGGACTTCAATCCTTATCAGGTATTACAGGATATTTACGAAGGCAGAAAAGATTACGCCAAAGCATTGGATGTAGCACAACGTTGGAAAGCACAATTTCAGGCGTACGCCTCTGACCCGCGTTACGCGAACGATCGCGGATTCCAACAACAGATGATGTATCTTGACCAGATGATTACCATGTATCAGCAAAACCTGAAGGGTAATCAAGTTGCTGATTCAACTGTTCCGAAGCAATAGTTCAATGTATGTCTGAGGATTCTTCTTTTCATAAATTGAGAAGAGTCCTCAGACAATTGTTTCACACGAACCACAAAATTTCCTCAAAATGAAGATACTTATTTTCAATTGGCAGGATATTAAAAATCCGCTCGCAGGCGGAGCGGAGGTTCATCTTCATGAAATATTTTCTCGTGTTGTCAACCTTGGACATGAAGTTACCCTATATTGTTCAATGTTCGATGGCGCGTCGAAAGAGGAAACCATCAACGGAATAAAAGTTATTCGGGAGGGCGGACGGTTCTTCTTCAACTTCTATGTTCCGCTGAGGTATCTTACACGATTCAGAAAAGAAAAGTTCGATATCGTTATTGACGATATGAACAAGATTCCATTTTATACTCCATGGTTCATCCGGGAACCACTTGCCGTCATCATTCATCATTTATTTTCCAAAACGATTTTTCTTGAGGCCCCCTTCCCTCTCGCATTGTATGTCTATCTGACCGAGTGGCTAGGCGTTGATTTACTCCGGAAGAAACGAATTCCCATTTTTGCAGTCTCGCCAAGCACTATCAATGAATTGACTTCTCACGGCATTTCCGATAAGCAACTTGAGACGGTTTACAACTGCGTTGACCATTCGCGCTATCAAAGAAATGACCCGGCGAAAAGTTCGAAACCGTTGATTGGATATTTCGGGAGAATCAAAAAGTATAAATCAGTTGACCATCTTCTGAAAGCATTTGCAATCGTTCAGGGAAAATTTCCCGAAGCGGAATTGATTGTCGTCGGCGAAGGAGACAATCGCCCTGAACTTGAGAAACTTGCTCAAAGTTTGCACATTTCAAATAAAATCCAGTTTACCGGATTTGTGAGCGAAGAAGAAAAAGTCAGATTGATGCAAGAAGTTTGGTTCGTTGTCAATCCATCATCGAAGGAAGGTTGGGGATTGACAGTTATCGAAGCAAATGCGTGTGGAACTCCCGTGATTGCAAGCAACGTTCCGGGATTGCGCGATGCCGTTCGGGAAGATGAAACCGGATTATTCTTCGAGTACGGCAACATCGAAATGCTTGCAGAGAAAATGCTTACGATGTTGAACGACGCAGAACTCCGTCAGCGACTGAGCAACGAAGCATACAAATGGTCAATGAATTTTAATTGGGAAACCGTCGCACAAAAAACGGTTGAACTTCTTCAGCGAATTATTTCCAATCATAAGACTACTTAGGCATTCTCTGCCGAAAAATGTAAACATATTATTCGTTTCTGCCTTCCGCACTTCTTTTATTGAAGAAGACCTCCGTTTTCTCTCCAAACATTTTCAGGTTCAACCACGCATCGGTCATGGCATACTTCATCTCCTGAAAATTATCCTGAGTTTATTTCAAACCGATATTATCTTTTGCTGGTTCGCTTCTGTCTACTCTGCGGTTGGAGTGATTATTGGAAAATATCTGGGAGTGAAATCAGTTCTCATTCTTGGCGGTGTAGATGTTGCAGCAGATGAAGAACTCGGTTACGGCATCTGGTTATCGAAATGGAAAAGTAAACTTGTTCGTCGTGCATTGCTATTGGCTGACCGCGTTCTTGTCGTGGATAATTCCTTGAAAGAAGAAGCAATGCAACGTGCCGGTTATGATGGAAACAATATCGTCTATCTTCCCACCGGTTATGATGCGTTGTTCTGGAAACCGTTAATCGAAAAAAAGAAGATTGTTCTCACCGTTGCAAGTTGTTCGGATGAGATTCGCTTAAGAATAAAAGGAATTGATGTACTTATTCAGGCGGCGCAACGAATGCCGAATGCCGAATTTGTCGTAGTTGGAACTGAATCTGATTTAGCGTATCGTCTCCAACCGCCAATGAATATGACCTTTTATCCGTCAGTCAAAAAGGAACGCTTGTTACAATGGTATCAGGAAGCGAAAGTGTATTGCCAACCTTCGCGTCGTGAAGGATTGCCAAACGCTCTCTGCGAAGCGATGCTGTGCGGATGCATTCCGGTGGGAACACGGGTTGGAGGAAATGCCACGGCGATTGCTGACACAGGATTTCTTGTTCCCACTAATGATGTTGATGCACTTGTTTCTGGTTTAAACTACGCGTTGGAATCTGGAACCGAGTTGCCCGTCAAAGCCCGGTCACGAATCGTTGCACTTTTTCCGAAAGAGAAACGTGAAGCGGATTTGTTCTCCCTCATAGAAAAACTACTTCATGAAGCGGCTGACTAAAAACGTTATTGCTCTCGTCGGCAGTGACCTGACACGAAAGTTTTTCGGCTTTCTCACCATCGCTTACCTGACGCGACATGTCAGCATCTCCGACTTCGGTGTAATAAATATCGGACTGACGATTCTCTCGTATGTTTTGATTTTCGGAGCGGCGGGAATTCCATCCTTCGCTACAAGAGAAATCGCCCGTTCAACCGACCCGCTCTTTATCGGTCGAGTGCTCACGACAAGATTCCTTCTTACCATCATTCTCATTCTTCTGGCTTCTGTTGTAATCCTCTTTGTTATTCAGGACAGATTCACAACAACAATCTTCATTCTCTTTACACTTGCATCCATTCCAAATGCCTTTTTCCTTGACTGGTATTTTCAAGGAAAAGAATCTATGAGTTCGATTGGTGCGGCACGAGGAATTGCGGCGGTTGTAAATTTCTTACTGATATTTTTTATCGTTGAGTCTTCGGCTGATATTCTTTGGGTAGCAATTGCGGCAATTGCCGGAGATGTGTGTGCAACGTTCATGTATTTTGTTTTTGTAAGAATTCAGAAACTTTCATTTCGTTTCAACTTCAACATTTCAGATTCGATAAAATTGCTCAAGCAGGCATTTCCTCTCGGACTTGGTTCCATCCTTGCTCATTCAAGCGTGAACCTTTCTCCCCTTCTTCTCGGAATCCTCCTTTCAACACACAGTGTCGGCATCTTCAGCGCGGCAAGCAAACTTGTCATTTTGTTAATGATGTTCGACCGATTGCTTGCGACCATCCTTCTCCCGGCAACTTGCAGAATATTTTCTCAACAGCCGGAACAATTCAAACAGCGTCTGGAGGAAACATTGAAATGGGTTTTACTGCTGGCATTACCACTGTGCATCGGTGGCACATTGCTCTCAAGCGAACTGATTCGATTTGTTTTCGGTGAAGCATATGCGGCTTCATCACCAATTTTTTCCGTGCTTGTCTGGTTTTTGTTGATGACGATGTTACACACGGTCTATTCGTCAGCACTTGTTGCAATCGGAAAAGAAAAACTTTTTGCAAAAGTGATGGGATTAAGCGCGGTCGTTTATGTTCTCTTCATTCTCGTCGGTACCTATTTCTATCAGGAAACGGGCGCGGCAATAGCAATGGTATCTGCTGAACTTCTCACGGTCTTGCTTTCCCGTTATAGTTTGAGAAAAAGCATAGAAGTTGCATTTCCAACAAATCTCCCTCAAATTATTCTTGCATTGATTGCGATGACACTCTCGCTTCACTTTCTGCCTGAGATTCATTTCCTTCTCAGGATAGGTATCGGAGCGCTTGTTTATAGTTTGGTTGCTTTATTCGTGAAAGCAGTGACAATCACTGAAGCACAACTAATGTTCAGGAGGGTTTGGTGAAACTTCAGGTTGGATTGATGAATTGTTCGCCGGGTTGGTCGGGTTTGCTGAAACAAATTGGTTTACCGTTTAGGATTATCTCAAGCAATTTTGAAAATGTGGAGTTCAGCGCGATTATTACTGGTGATGTACTTGATGAAGCAAGTATTGAACGAATTCAATCGTATGCAAAATCAGGAGGAAGTTTACTCCTTTCCTCGCGTTCGTTCAAACAACTTTCTGGTGTTGAAGCACAAACGAAGACAATCAGTTATCTTTTTCCCCGTCAAGATTCACTCTTCTCTGAAATTGGATTGTTGGATATTTTTTCTGAATGCATGATTCCTTCAAATGCAAACGACTTGCATTCTGTTGACGGAAAGCCGACCTGTTTCATCGGCAAATGGAATGGCGCGAATGTTTTTGTTCTCCCTTTTGATGCAGGATGTTTATTCACAGAGAACAGAACAACCGACAAATCGTTTTATTCACCTTACCCGAGACTTCCGTTTGAACGCGTTTCGCTTGTCTCAAAACATTCGTTGAGGAAATTCGTTACAACCTCGCTCGAATATCTCTTTCATCAGAGGAATCTACCGTTTGTACATCTCAGTCATTATCCCGGTATAAACCAATCGCTGTTTGCTTTTCGAATTGACACTGATTATGCTGGTGGCGACGAAATCAACAAACTCTATGCTCTCTCTCGAAAATATCAAGTTCCGTTCACATGGTTTGTAGATGTAAAAAGTCAGCAAGATATTCTTTCCTCTTTTGCTGAAATGGAAAATCAGGAAATCGGAATCCATTGCTTTGAACATCAGACGTATGAAGAGTATCAAGCAAATTACGATAATATTTTGAAGGCAAAACAACTTTTCGAATCAAACAATATTAATGCAAAAGGATTTGCCGCTCCGTTTGGGAAGTGGAATCAGGAACTGGGACAGGCGATTAGGGATTTGGGGTTTGAGTATTCATCTGAATTTTCGTACGATTACGATAATTATCCCTCGTATCCGTTCTTTGGCAACGAGGAAAGTACGGTTTTACAAGTACCGATTCATCCCATCAGCATCGGGACATTGAAGCGTCTTGGTTATTCAGATGAAATAATGATAAAGTATTTTCAGTTTGTCATTGAACAAAAATACCGGGCGCGTGAACCGATTATTTTATATCATCATCCGAAAGACGGACATGAAAAAGTGTTGGAGTGTATTTTTGAACACATAAAACATTTAGATATTTCAACTGTTCGATTCATTGACTATGCAACTTGGTGGAAAAAACGAGTTGCACAACAATTGAACATTGATTTGCATGAACATGTCTTGAGCATGTATTGTTCAGATGAAAATACTAATGACAGAATACGCATAACAAGAAAAAATGAAACCGAATCAATGTGTGAAGTTCAATCATTAATACCATTGGATGAATTGCGATGGCAGTTAACCCCGGAAGTGCATCCATTTCCGAATAATTATCTTCGAATCAGAAAATACAACCCGTGGATTTCATTTATTCACCTGCAAGATTATATTTTCAGTAAGTTAAGTAGTAAGTATTGAGTATTCAGTCACCAGAAATCCGTAACCAGTAACCAACAAACAAGTGAATATCGTCTTTGCCACATATCAATCCCTCATGCTCTTGAAAGGCGGACCGCGCACACAAATCTTCCAATCGAAACGTGCATTGGAGAATCTCGGTCTGTATGTATCCTTGTTTGATTCATGGAAAGAGTTAAACAAAGCAAACATGGACGTAGTGCATCTGTTCGGGGCGAACATCGGCACGTATCACCTTGCACGGGAATTACACAGAACAGGAATTCCATTTGTTGTCAGCCCGATATTTTATACACGAAAGAATTTTCAATTCGTTCGGAGTATTGTCGCCGTGGATTCATTGGTACGAACTTTTGCTAAAGGACTGTGGTCTGATTACGGATTGATAACAGATATTTGCAAATGGGCAAAACTTGTTCTTCCCAATACAACCCATGAAGCAAAACTTGTAGAAGAAGGATTCGGAATCCCGAATGAGAAAATAATTGTAGTTCCGAACGGAGTTGAGGAACGATTTTATCACGCAACACCTCAGTTATTTGTTCAAACGTATGGAGTGGAGAATTTCATTCTGAACGTCGGACATATCGGACCGGAGAGGAAGAATGTGTTTCGTTTGATTCAAGCGCTCGAAACAATCCCCCACCCTGCTGTCATCATCGGAAGAATTGAACTGACCCTAGATGGACAACGCTGTTTAGATGAAGCAAAAAAGAATCCCCGTCTGACTATCATCGAATATCTCCCGAATGATTCTGACTTGCTCGCATCTGCCTACTCAGCGTGCGATACATTTGTTCTTCCGGGATTGTTTGAAACGCCGGGCATCGCCGCACTTGAGGCGGGCTTAGCTGGGGCAAAATTAGTCGTAACCAAACATGGCGGCACAACCGACTACTTCAGGAATGATGCAGTGTATATTGAACCCTCATCGGTAGAAAGTATCAGGAACGGCATTTCATTATCCATGGAAAAAGCGAAGAACATACAACTGCGTGAACATATTAAAAAAGAGTTTGTATGGGAACGTGTGGGAGAAAAACTTCAATCGGTTTATAGTTCTCTATTCTGAAAACTCATACAAACGCATTCTCAGGGTTGCATCAATTCAATCTCACTCTCCTCTTTCCAATTCAAGCAACTTCTTCTTTCTCCAAAGTCCTCCGCCATAACCACCGAGTTCACCATCTTTATTCACAACCCGGTGACACGGAATTACAATCGCAATCCGGTTCATTCCATTGGCAGTTCCAACAGCGCGGCACGCGCCCGGCGAACCGACTCGCTTGGCTATCGCTTCGTATGAAACAGTCTTGCCGTAAGGAATTTTCAACAATTGATTCCACACGTTTTGTTGAAACGGAGTGCCGGGATAAATAAGTTTGACAGTAAATCGTTTCAACGTTCCATCGAAATATTGTTTGAGTTGGTGCTTCAAGAGTTTGATGTGCTCGTTTTCCCCCGGAACAATCGCACATTTGAAATATTTACGGAGGGAGGCGAACTGTGCATCCAACATTCTTCGCTCGGTAAATTCGAGCAAGCAAATACCTTCTGAGGTTGCGGCAACAACGAGAGGTCCCAACGGACTTTCAATCCATGATGTGACAATGCAATCTTCCGCTCTGCTCTTGCCCGGCGCTTTGCCAAACGTCTTGACAAATGCATCCCGGAAACCACTGTGAGAATTGTACCCATAACCAAGAGCAACATCATCCAAATCAACGCCAAGACGAATTTGCTCAAGCGATTTTCCCAACCTGCGGCCACGACAGTACGCCTGAAATGTCATTCCATACATTTTGAGAAAAAAACGTCTTGCACGCGCCGGGTCAATACCGATCGAGCGAAGGTATGAATCTGTGTATCGTGCAGTAGGGTCTTTATCAATAATTGTGAGAAGCCGCTCTACCCATTCCGGTTGTTTTCCGTTACTCTCAAGTGGATGACAACGTTTGCATGGACGATAACCAGCAAAGATTGCTTCTCTCTGAGTTTGATAGAACTCCACATTGTGACGAAGCGGTTTCCGCGCTGTGCATGATGGCTTACAAAATATTCCCGTGGTTCGAACAGCAAGAAAAAATACTCCGTCGTACGAAGCATCTTTCTGCGTGTATGCTCGTTCCATTTCGATTGCAGTAGGTAAAGATGTCATGTATTTTCCTGTATTAGTTTAACGATGGATATAAGATACAGGAATGGAATGAATTAATCCACCGAAAAATGGACAGGGAATTTTTTTGATTTACGATTGCTGATTTTCGATTTCAGAATTGGGGAGAAAATGCTACACCTAATTCTGAGACCGCGTTCTCTTTTCCTCAATCCATTTGAGCCATCTATTAAACGAGGTTTGACTTTCCGAGGAAGCTCGACCAAATATCAGCCCCTCAGTACTAATATCTTCATCAAGGTCAAGCCAATGAATGCCTTCCCCACTTCCAATCAATTGCCAATTATCTCGCTCTGATGCAGTTGCATAAACTAATCGTGGATACCATGAAAGTGGGACAGAAATGGTACGTCCGTCCGAAAGGTCAACTGTTAATTCATCGTCTGTGACCAAAACATTGAGGGTTCTGACTTCTTGTATTTCAATTGCTAAAGTACTCATTCCATGCTTTCAAAAAATGTTCTTTTTGTTCTTCTACTATTGTCCTAATTCGACTTATCTCCGTACGAGCAAAACCATTATTCCGCTGCAGGATGGTTGGTTCTATCCAGAATTTTGCAGTAAAGTTTTCTCGTTGTACATGCACGTGAGGTGGTTCATCTCTGTCACATGAATAGAAGTAGAACCTGTACGGACCTGTTATTAAAATTGTTGGCAATTTTTTGACTCTAAGTTGTCAAAACTTAACACAAATCAATGAAAAAACAAAAAGGTCGGCTCATCACCGACCTTCTTATCGTCATGGTGAGCGAAGTCGAACCATGATGTCATCTCGAGCGAAGTCGAGGGATTATTTCGCGCTTGTAAACAATTTCGACGCGTAATCCCAATTCACAACGTTCCACCACGCGGCGACGTAATCGGGGCGGCGGTTTTGGTACTTGAGATAATACGCATGTTCCCACACATCGAGTCCGAGAACAGGAACGCCTTTCACTTCGGCAATATCCATCAACGGATTGTCCTGATTTGGCGTCGAGC includes:
- a CDS encoding DUF2723 domain-containing protein codes for the protein MSDKLINRIVALSVLLITLVVYFKTLSVTVVFWDVGEFCAAAFLMQVPHPPGSPLFLIIAKVASMIPFLPDIAARMHAVSTISSALGVMFLYLFSVKVIARMTGGITTTLDKIAIYGSSAIGALSLAFSTTYWFNGSEAEVYGLSMLFVCIIMWLIMRWWERAEEPHNEKYILLIAYLIGLSTGVHLLAVLAVFPVMMLIYFRLYEINKRSLIIFSISTVATFIAIYPGVVQYLPSMLDGDFKGFKFELLPFLPVAIIIGAAWGAYKAYQTKHRLIHIACLSFLLVVIGYTTYTGVIIRSNARPPMNENAPDNLAGLVSYLSREQYGDTPLLRGDSWDNNLQDYREKLFPRRHSREAMHEETRTKYKDDWDFFWNYQTNHMFIRYVLWNFVGAEGDWQDAGVSWKKTWGIPLLIGLFGIFFQYWRDKKMALTLLIMFIIMGFVLAWYQNQQEPQPRERDYFYVGAYYVYALWIGIGIFGLIDLLRKALKGTTIQIAAASLVLVVTAGAVPANLIRINYHDHDRSKNFIAWDYSYNILQSCEQDAILFTNGDNDTFPLWYLHDVEGVRRDIRIVNLSLVNTSWYILQLKNEMPHGAQKVPISLSDQAIQQIEPRPWKPRNVDLPVPRDILQKFLTSDKPALPTWSLDSTVMNQERITFTVNGIPFNNEMRFLRVQDLMVWEIIRANNWQRPVYFAATCSPDSKMGLDDYLWMQGLALKLKPFKVPSVESGLDGAYMEKNLLTDNVQPSKNFQSGFLWRNLNLSDIYYDENTQRMVMNYRASFLRMYEYAMRVERNQEKAKQVLQRMETVMPVNIIPNLDWRYTAHFMNLFRNVGDMENFSKYADVAEKKCWELVNAGNVLSQDFNPYQVLQDIYEGRKDYAKALDVAQRWKAQFQAYASDPRYANDRGFQQQMMYLDQMITMYQQNLKGNQVADSTVPKQ
- a CDS encoding glycosyltransferase family 4 protein — protein: MKILIFNWQDIKNPLAGGAEVHLHEIFSRVVNLGHEVTLYCSMFDGASKEETINGIKVIREGGRFFFNFYVPLRYLTRFRKEKFDIVIDDMNKIPFYTPWFIREPLAVIIHHLFSKTIFLEAPFPLALYVYLTEWLGVDLLRKKRIPIFAVSPSTINELTSHGISDKQLETVYNCVDHSRYQRNDPAKSSKPLIGYFGRIKKYKSVDHLLKAFAIVQGKFPEAELIVVGEGDNRPELEKLAQSLHISNKIQFTGFVSEEEKVRLMQEVWFVVNPSSKEGWGLTVIEANACGTPVIASNVPGLRDAVREDETGLFFEYGNIEMLAEKMLTMLNDAELRQRLSNEAYKWSMNFNWETVAQKTVELLQRIISNHKTT
- a CDS encoding glycosyltransferase family 4 protein gives rise to the protein MNFFSELFPIIRLLRHSLPKNVNILFVSAFRTSFIEEDLRFLSKHFQVQPRIGHGILHLLKIILSLFQTDIIFCWFASVYSAVGVIIGKYLGVKSVLILGGVDVAADEELGYGIWLSKWKSKLVRRALLLADRVLVVDNSLKEEAMQRAGYDGNNIVYLPTGYDALFWKPLIEKKKIVLTVASCSDEIRLRIKGIDVLIQAAQRMPNAEFVVVGTESDLAYRLQPPMNMTFYPSVKKERLLQWYQEAKVYCQPSRREGLPNALCEAMLCGCIPVGTRVGGNATAIADTGFLVPTNDVDALVSGLNYALESGTELPVKARSRIVALFPKEKREADLFSLIEKLLHEAAD
- a CDS encoding flippase; amino-acid sequence: MKRLTKNVIALVGSDLTRKFFGFLTIAYLTRHVSISDFGVINIGLTILSYVLIFGAAGIPSFATREIARSTDPLFIGRVLTTRFLLTIILILLASVVILFVIQDRFTTTIFILFTLASIPNAFFLDWYFQGKESMSSIGAARGIAAVVNFLLIFFIVESSADILWVAIAAIAGDVCATFMYFVFVRIQKLSFRFNFNISDSIKLLKQAFPLGLGSILAHSSVNLSPLLLGILLSTHSVGIFSAASKLVILLMMFDRLLATILLPATCRIFSQQPEQFKQRLEETLKWVLLLALPLCIGGTLLSSELIRFVFGEAYAASSPIFSVLVWFLLMTMLHTVYSSALVAIGKEKLFAKVMGLSAVVYVLFILVGTYFYQETGAAIAMVSAELLTVLLSRYSLRKSIEVAFPTNLPQIILALIAMTLSLHFLPEIHFLLRIGIGALVYSLVALFVKAVTITEAQLMFRRVW
- a CDS encoding polysaccharide deacetylase family protein produces the protein MKLQVGLMNCSPGWSGLLKQIGLPFRIISSNFENVEFSAIITGDVLDEASIERIQSYAKSGGSLLLSSRSFKQLSGVEAQTKTISYLFPRQDSLFSEIGLLDIFSECMIPSNANDLHSVDGKPTCFIGKWNGANVFVLPFDAGCLFTENRTTDKSFYSPYPRLPFERVSLVSKHSLRKFVTTSLEYLFHQRNLPFVHLSHYPGINQSLFAFRIDTDYAGGDEINKLYALSRKYQVPFTWFVDVKSQQDILSSFAEMENQEIGIHCFEHQTYEEYQANYDNILKAKQLFESNNINAKGFAAPFGKWNQELGQAIRDLGFEYSSEFSYDYDNYPSYPFFGNEESTVLQVPIHPISIGTLKRLGYSDEIMIKYFQFVIEQKYRAREPIILYHHPKDGHEKVLECIFEHIKHLDISTVRFIDYATWWKKRVAQQLNIDLHEHVLSMYCSDENTNDRIRITRKNETESMCEVQSLIPLDELRWQLTPEVHPFPNNYLRIRKYNPWISFIHLQDYIFSKLSSKY
- a CDS encoding glycosyltransferase — translated: MNIVFATYQSLMLLKGGPRTQIFQSKRALENLGLYVSLFDSWKELNKANMDVVHLFGANIGTYHLARELHRTGIPFVVSPIFYTRKNFQFVRSIVAVDSLVRTFAKGLWSDYGLITDICKWAKLVLPNTTHEAKLVEEGFGIPNEKIIVVPNGVEERFYHATPQLFVQTYGVENFILNVGHIGPERKNVFRLIQALETIPHPAVIIGRIELTLDGQRCLDEAKKNPRLTIIEYLPNDSDLLASAYSACDTFVLPGLFETPGIAALEAGLAGAKLVVTKHGGTTDYFRNDAVYIEPSSVESIRNGISLSMEKAKNIQLREHIKKEFVWERVGEKLQSVYSSLF
- a CDS encoding methylated-DNA--[protein]-cysteine S-methyltransferase is translated as MTSLPTAIEMERAYTQKDASYDGVFFLAVRTTGIFCKPSCTARKPLRHNVEFYQTQREAIFAGYRPCKRCHPLESNGKQPEWVERLLTIIDKDPTARYTDSYLRSIGIDPARARRFFLKMYGMTFQAYCRGRRLGKSLEQIRLGVDLDDVALGYGYNSHSGFRDAFVKTFGKAPGKSRAEDCIVTSWIESPLGPLVVAATSEGICLLEFTERRMLDAQFASLRKYFKCAIVPGENEHIKLLKHQLKQYFDGTLKRFTVKLIYPGTPFQQNVWNQLLKIPYGKTVSYEAIAKRVGSPGACRAVGTANGMNRIAIVIPCHRVVNKDGELGGYGGGLWRKKKLLELERGE
- a CDS encoding DUF2442 domain-containing protein, giving the protein MSTLAIEIQEVRTLNVLVTDDELTVDLSDGRTISVPLSWYPRLVYATASERDNWQLIGSGEGIHWLDLDEDISTEGLIFGRASSESQTSFNRWLKWIEEKRTRSQN
- a CDS encoding DUF4160 domain-containing protein is translated as MPTILITGPYRFYFYSCDRDEPPHVHVQRENFTAKFWIEPTILQRNNGFARTEISRIRTIVEEQKEHFLKAWNEYFSN